The genomic DNA TAAATCAAAGGTAGCTGAGCTCATAGGTGTCTTATTCTATAAATGTTAGTCATGAGCCGTTATCATACCCACTATTCTTGAATGATTTAAGGCTCTAATAGTGACGAATAAGGAAAAGCTTACTGCGTGGCTTGAAAGACAAATTAAATCCCCTCGTTTAGCGATGCAACGCTTTACCACTGGCGGGTTTATTTTTGCGGGCGGCGTTATGATGCTGATCTTGTCCGACCAGCTATTGTCCGAACAATTGGCTGGCGAATTTACGGCTTTATTAGCACTTATTATTATCGGCCTTGGCGCTCTTATAGCTTTACGTGGATATTTAGCTTTAAGCCTGTACAAAGTATTGTATTATTTATTGAGTTCAAACTCAGAACACTAAACCACTGCCCGCTTTTAAGCCCTAAGGTAAGACACATGACCCGTGCGCCCGATTTAGAAATATATGTCGATCAGATCGATGTTGAGCAATCAATTACTTGGTTAAGCCAACTATTTAGCAAAGTTGCTAAAACTAAAAAAGTAAAAGGCATGCCGAAACAGTCTTTTCCTTTTGTATTTGAGCATGATCATCGACAATATGAAGGTGTAATTTACGATAAGGTTTCTGACGGATTCACGAGCATTTGGCTAAACAGCGATCAACTTCCTTGGCAAGATGACTTAGCTTTAGCAAAATTGGCAGCTGAACAATTAAGTAAAGAAGTGCGAGTAACTCAAGGCGGTTGGGGGCCAGAAGATAATCCTGACGCTTGGCTAAGAATAATGCCCGATGGCTCAACGTCGGAAATTATTTGGAAGTCTTAACAAAAAAGCCAAATCAAATGATTTGGCTTTTTACTGTGCAGAACGTCTATCTACTTCTATTTTTGACGTAATATAGTGACGTCTTCGGCTTGCAAGCCTTTCGAGCTTTCAACCACACCAAAACGAACTCGCTGACCTTCTTGCAAAGAGCGATGGCCACGACCACGAATCGATCTAAAATGGACAAATACATCTTCACCATTTTCACGTGTTACAAATCCAAAACCTTTACTCACGTTAAACCACTTTACAGCGCCTTCTTCACGATCATCTTCTTCAAACTGGGCAACAACAGGTGCAGCTATCACCTGAGCCAATAAAACAAGAATTGTGACAGCACAAACGATGGCACCATAAGCGGTCCATTTCACGCTGACCATACTGGTAGATACCAGTTCCGCTACCGTTAACGATTGTAATTCTGGGATCAAGGATAAGGCTGCTGCGCAAATGATGGGTGCTACCAGCGCGACTAATAAGCTTACCGCAATCTTAACTAACCATAATTTCAACTTCATTCTATTACTCACTCTTTAATGACAGATGTCTTACTTTTATTGGAATACTTATTTAAGGCTGAAAGACAGCCATTTGTGTATCGTTATCACTATTTACGCCTACAATTGGCGAAATCTCTGGCATAATGCCAAAATTCTCACCTATATTGCAACGTATCACATTTTTTAGGAAAGATATTGTAAATGAACAAATCAGACCAAGACGTAGAGCTAGAAACTCGAATTACCTACATGGATGACACAATAGACCAGCTCAACGATGTGATTAGCCGCCAACAGCTGCAAATCGATAAACTCGAGCGCATCGTACAAAAACTGCTCACCGATCACATTGAGCTCAAGGATCAACTCGCCCCAGAAATCACCGACACACCACCTCCACATTACTAGCCTAGTGTCGGGCTTTAAAAAAACGTAAAATATCCTCTTTTAGTAAGGTATCGTGGTTAGATGTTCTCTATACAAACAAAAATTCGTCAGTGGGTTCAAAAAGTCTTGTTTTGGTGGGTTAAAGTCCCAGAAAACCCTCATCACACCGACTTTGACCCGATTTTAAAAGCAAAGCATTGTGTTTACGTGCTAGAGCACCAATCTACCGCCGATGCTTTAGTAGTCGATCATCAGCTAAAAAAGCTCGGACTGCCTGGATTACATGAAAAGCTTCAGCTTTCACCAGAGAACCAAGAGAAAGCGTTACTCACTGTTCACCCAAGAAAATCAGTATTACAGCGCCACCAACCCAGTATTACGCCCAGAATCCAGTCTTTTATAGATCATTTGGCGGTTAATTCTGATGAAGAAATTCTATTGGTTCCGATCGCTTTGTACTGGGGTCGAACGGCCAGCACCAACAACAGTATAATTTCGGCACTATTAAGCTCTAACTGGTCTGTTGTAGGCCGGTTTCGCAAACTCTTGACGGTTTTGTTAAACGGTCGCGATACCTATTTAGAAATAAACGCACCTATTTCATTACGACAACTGATCGATGAAAGCGAAGACCATTCAAAGCTCACTCGCAAAGTAGCCCGTGTATTACGTGTGCATTTTCGCCATGTTCGTACCGCTGTCATTGGGCCAGATTTATCTCACAAACGGGTTATCATTGACCAAATCCTCAGTTCCGAACCCGTTCGTAAAGCCATTGCGACTCATTCTTCAACTAAATCTGTCAGCTTAGATAAATCACGCGCCGTGGCACGCAAACATGCACTGACCATCGCGGCCAATGTTTCTTACAATACGATTCGAGTTCTCGATGTGTTGCTGACTCGACTCTGGAATAAAATTTATAACGGTATTGTTTTAAATGGTATCGAGCCAGTTCGTGAACTCGCTAAAGACAACGAAATTGTCTATGTACCCTGCCATCGAAGCCATATCGACTATTTATTGCTGAGTTATTCCTTGCATCGGAACGGGCTAAATGTGCCTCACATTGCGGCGGGTGAAAACTTGAATATGCCCATTGTCGGTAATATTTTAAGACGCGGCGGCGCATTTTTCATTCGTCGAAAGTTCGGTGGCGATAAGCTCTATAGCACTGTCTTTAACGAGTATATTCATACGGTATTCCGCCGCGGTTACCCAGTTGAGTATTTCGTTGAAGGAGGCCGCTCCAGAACCGGCAGAATGCGCAACCCTGCTACCGGGACGCTGGCAATGACGGTCAAAAGCCACTTACGAGATAGCAGCCGACCTATTGTATTTATTCCTGTTTATATCGGATACGAGAAAGTGTTTGAAAGCGGTTCCTACTTAGGTGAACTGAAAGGCAAAACTAAAAAGAAAGAAAATCTTTTTGATCTCGTGAAAACCGTGAAACATCTGAAAAACTATGGTCATGTGTATTTAAACTTTGGCGAGCCCATAAAACTAAACGATGAGCTCAATGAGCAGGTACCTACGTGGCGAGATACTCCTTACGGCCCCAATGATAAGCCTGATTGGATGTTCCAGTTTGTCGACAGTTTATCGACCAAGGTCGTAACAAAAATCAACGCCGCCGCCGCACTGAACCCGATCAATTTAATTGCAACCGTATTGCTGTCTACTCCAAAGCAAGCCATTGAATCAACTTTTTTAGAACAGCAACTGTCTTTGTTAATTGAACTCAATAAAGAACGCGAAGACTTAGTCACCCTGCCAACAGGCACACCTAAAGAGTGGATAGAGTACGCGGTTAAAATGAATACACTGCGCCTGATCCCTCAAAAATTCGGTGATATTTATGGTTTAGACAGCCACAATACGGTGCTGATGTCTTACTATCGCAATAACGTTCAGCATTTATTTGCGCTTCCATCTCTAGTGGCTGCATTAGTCGCTCGCAGTGAAGGTATAGAAGAAGCGGAGATGCTGTCGCTGATAACCTTGATTCACCCTTACATTCGCAGCGAACTGTTTATTGACGGCGATGATGAAGAAACCGAAAAACAAGCCTTACGAATTATAAAAGATTTACTGAAGTTGCAACTTATTTGCCAGAACAGCGACGGCTTGTATTGCCCGCCTGAAGCCAGTTCCGACAAGCACCTTCAATTGCAATATTTGGCCAACATCATTCTGCCAACACTGGAGCGATACTTACTGACACTATCGGTTTTAGTCAGATTCGGAAATGGCGAATGCAGCCAAACCGTTCTAGAAAACCAATCGCAACAAATGGCTCAGCGTCTGTCTTTATTGAATGGACTGGATGCGCCTGAATTTTTCGACAAAGCCTTATTTAAAAACTTCATCATGACGCTTAAAAAGCGTGGTGCATTAAAGACGAATGAAGAAGGTAAACTCACTTACAGCGACAATATACCTATGGTGATCAGTAAAGCTGGCTCTGTCATGCCTAATGATATTTGGTATAACGTTTTGCAAGTGACTAAACGATCGACTTCTTAGTATAAAGGTCAAAGCGACTACTTTTTCCGACTAAAGAAGTTGTCGGCTTTTGATCTGCAAGAAAGGGCGCCTGTTTTGGGCGCTTAACCACCACTCTGTATTCAGCCATTTCTAATGCTGGGGCCAATAAAGCATCGGCATCTTCATCGCTTCCGACTAAATCGTGAAATAAAGCCATATCTTTTTTAACCTTGGCGGATTTTTCTCTGGTCGGGAACATAGGATCTAAATAAATCACCTCAGGCGCAAAACGTGCAACAGCTTCGGATTCATAGAAGTTACCGAATTCTAAAGAAATCGATCCGGCCTCTAAAACCTCTGCCTGCTGGTGTTTTAAACGAAATAACCCATCAGCGAGAAGTTGATGGACAATAGGATGGCGTTCGCACATTAATACCTTAGCACCTAGTGAAGCCAATACGAACGCATCGCGTCCTAAGCCTGCGGTGGCATCCACCACCTTTAAATCTTTACGCTTATTCAGCCCGATAGCTTTGGCAACGGCTTGCCCTGCCCCACCACCATGTAAACGCCGGTGCGAGGAAGCATTAGAGAGAAAATCTACGCAAATTGGTTTAACTTTAGGCCATTGCTTTGGTGCTACTGATAATTTATCTTCGTTAAAGATTAAAAAAATGTCTTCTGGGTTGTTGTGAACAACTTCGACCCAATTTTCACGCAGCAACCTTGATATGTGGTCCGGTAAAACTGAGGCATCATCTTTTGGTAGGTAAAACTTAATGTTCATCCAGGCTACTAGTTAAGAATGTTATGTAATCGCTATTGTAAAGTAGATTGGATGCTAAACGTAGAC from Reinekea marina includes the following:
- a CDS encoding cold-shock protein, producing the protein MKLKLWLVKIAVSLLVALVAPIICAAALSLIPELQSLTVAELVSTSMVSVKWTAYGAIVCAVTILVLLAQVIAAPVVAQFEEDDREEGAVKWFNVSKGFGFVTRENGEDVFVHFRSIRGRGHRSLQEGQRVRFGVVESSKGLQAEDVTILRQK
- a CDS encoding SlyX family protein, whose translation is MNKSDQDVELETRITYMDDTIDQLNDVISRQQLQIDKLERIVQKLLTDHIELKDQLAPEITDTPPPHY
- the plsB gene encoding glycerol-3-phosphate 1-O-acyltransferase PlsB; this translates as MFSIQTKIRQWVQKVLFWWVKVPENPHHTDFDPILKAKHCVYVLEHQSTADALVVDHQLKKLGLPGLHEKLQLSPENQEKALLTVHPRKSVLQRHQPSITPRIQSFIDHLAVNSDEEILLVPIALYWGRTASTNNSIISALLSSNWSVVGRFRKLLTVLLNGRDTYLEINAPISLRQLIDESEDHSKLTRKVARVLRVHFRHVRTAVIGPDLSHKRVIIDQILSSEPVRKAIATHSSTKSVSLDKSRAVARKHALTIAANVSYNTIRVLDVLLTRLWNKIYNGIVLNGIEPVRELAKDNEIVYVPCHRSHIDYLLLSYSLHRNGLNVPHIAAGENLNMPIVGNILRRGGAFFIRRKFGGDKLYSTVFNEYIHTVFRRGYPVEYFVEGGRSRTGRMRNPATGTLAMTVKSHLRDSSRPIVFIPVYIGYEKVFESGSYLGELKGKTKKKENLFDLVKTVKHLKNYGHVYLNFGEPIKLNDELNEQVPTWRDTPYGPNDKPDWMFQFVDSLSTKVVTKINAAAALNPINLIATVLLSTPKQAIESTFLEQQLSLLIELNKEREDLVTLPTGTPKEWIEYAVKMNTLRLIPQKFGDIYGLDSHNTVLMSYYRNNVQHLFALPSLVAALVARSEGIEEAEMLSLITLIHPYIRSELFIDGDDEETEKQALRIIKDLLKLQLICQNSDGLYCPPEASSDKHLQLQYLANIILPTLERYLLTLSVLVRFGNGECSQTVLENQSQQMAQRLSLLNGLDAPEFFDKALFKNFIMTLKKRGALKTNEEGKLTYSDNIPMVISKAGSVMPNDIWYNVLQVTKRSTS
- a CDS encoding class I SAM-dependent methyltransferase, whose protein sequence is MNIKFYLPKDDASVLPDHISRLLRENWVEVVHNNPEDIFLIFNEDKLSVAPKQWPKVKPICVDFLSNASSHRRLHGGGAGQAVAKAIGLNKRKDLKVVDATAGLGRDAFVLASLGAKVLMCERHPIVHQLLADGLFRLKHQQAEVLEAGSISLEFGNFYESEAVARFAPEVIYLDPMFPTREKSAKVKKDMALFHDLVGSDEDADALLAPALEMAEYRVVVKRPKQAPFLADQKPTTSLVGKSSRFDLYTKKSIV